Sequence from the Terriglobia bacterium genome:
GCTTGGCCTCGTTTGTCCCCTGTGGGTGCAGGAATGTCAGGAACAGGATCAGGGAGAGATACATTTCTAAAGGTTAACAAAAAACCGGGGGAATGTTGACCAAGACGCACCCGAAAACGATTATGCAGTCGCGGCCCGGGACTCCATTTCCGACCATCTATTCACCTGTTGCATGGCACTGATGCTAGAGTAGCGCCGCGATGTTGACCTTTTTGGTGGCGGCCCTGGTTGCCGTCAGCGCTCTGGGCAGCGAGGGGACACAGCCTTTAATCCTTTTGCTCTACCGCTCCCTCCTCTTTGCGATCACCTTCTGGTGCGGCCGTCAGCTTTACCGCAACCGGTCCTTCCCGGTCTGTCCAAAGTTTCTGGCCGCCGGCTTCGCGGCATGTCTCCTGATGCTCTCGTTCCTGCGAAGTCCTTCGCCGTTTGAAGGGTTCTATTATTGGTACCAGTTCGTTCTGTTCGCCGCGGCATTCGTGGTGTTTGCCGCCTACAGCAGAAGCCGGCCGGCCGCCTGGAAGATGCGGATCCTCTGGCTGGTGGTTGCAATCCAGGCTGCTTATCTGATCGCTGGGCTCGCTTCCCGCACGCGCCCTATCTACGCCGGTTTTGCAAATCCGGACTATCTGGGCTCCTTCCTGCTGGTCGGTTTTTCCATCTGCCTTTCCATCGCACTATTTCGAACCGAACGACTGCAACGCGCTGTTGGCGCCGCCGGCTGTTGTTTTTTTTATTTTGGAATCATTGAAACTTTGTCCCGCGGTGCAACGGTCGCGGCTTTCCTGGTCGTCATCGCGGCTGCCCTCCGCTTTAACCACGGAGCATGGATCTCGAAATTCGCCGGACTTGCCGTGCTGGGAATCCTGCTGGCGGCCGGAGTGATCTTCAGTCCCTCCCTGGTACAGAAATTCACCGACGTCGGCAGCAGCAACCCCTATAACTACATGCGGCCGAAAATCTGGGCGCAAACCCTGCGCTTGATCCGGGACCATCCGGTGTTCGGCGTCGGCCTCGGTCAATTCGTGCACGTTTCGAGGAGATATGCTCCCGCGCTCGAAAGCGAACGTGCCGCCCGGTATGCCCAACGGCCCGGGATCGCCCATTCGGAGTATCTGCAATATGCCGCGGAGACCGGTGTGCCGGCGGCGCTCCTCCTGCTGAGTCTTGCGGGATATCTGATGTGGCTGGCCATCAAGCGGGCAGAAACCTGCACAGTCGAGTCCCGCGCCATTCAGGAAGCGGCCATCCTGAGTACCGTCGGTTTAGCCGCGCATGCCCTGTTCGACAACAACTGGGTTGTTCCGGTAATGGCCGCGTGGACGGTGATTTTCGGCCTCGCAGATGTTCTGCCGGATGCGGATTGGAAGCCGAATCTCAACTGGACAACCAGCGGAAAAGTGGCTTTGGCGATCCTGACTCTGATCATCTATGCGCATTCAACGCTGATACCCGGCATCGGTCTCCGCTTCAATCAACTCGGATCTCAAGCCTTCGCCGCCAACGATTTGGATAAAGCCGAAGCGGATTACCAGATTGCGGCCGACATCCTTCCGCTGCACTCCGCACTGTTGGATGATCGCGGAATGCTCTGCCTGGCCCGCTATGAGCAGACCCACGATCGGCGCTGGATCGGCGCGGCGGAGGATTTCTTTGCCCACTCGGCAGACGCAAATCCCGACTCAAAGGAGCCTTGGAGTCACCTCGAGCGGGCTCTGATTTTGAGCCTGACGGGCAACCCGGATACCGACCGGCGAATCCATCCTCAGATTGCGCTGATCGACCGCGACATCTTACGCGTCGATCCGTTTGATCCATTTGTCCGCAAGAACCTGGCAGAAGCTCTCTATCGCGGTGGGCGAAAACAGGAAGCGCAGGAGGAACTCCGGCACGCAATAGAGATCGAACCAAACTATGTGGCGGCGTACCTGACGATGGCGGATTGGGCGAACGAAGCCGGCAATATCGACGGCGCCGCTCAATATCGGCAAAAAGCAATGGACATCGACACGAAGTATCCCGAGGCCAGAAGAAACGGGCCGTATGAACACCTGTTGCTGGCGCGCCCGGAGGCGGTCCATTGATGAAAGAGTAGCCGGAACGCAAATTCGCACCGTCGATCCACGCGAAGGCTTTGCTTTATAGATTTCGCGGCGGCACGTAATCGGAATAGGATGGATTAACACAGCTGAAAGAGGGTCCCATGGTTCGACGGAAGGTCGCTAGACTCGAGCGCCGCATTCGCGAGTTGGAAGAAGAAGCTGCCCGGAAGACCGAAGCCTCGGCACAGGCGATTCGCGAAAGCGAAAAGCGCTTTTTGTTATTCATGGACAATATGCCGGGGCTTGCCTGGATCAAGGACATCAAGGGCCGGTATGTCTACGCCAACGAACCTGTCCTTAAAGAGGTGCCCCCATTTCGCGGGGAATGGCTCGGCAAAACCGATGCAGAACTATGGCCGCCGGAAGTTGCTAAAGAATATTGCTCGAACGATAAGTTAGTCCTCTCTTCATGCCGGCCTTTGCAGACCGTCGAGCATTTCATCAAGGACGGCGAGATGCGGCATGTCCTGGCCCACAAGTTCCCGATGATCGACGAAAGCGGTTCGGTCGTCATGATCGGCGGCATGAGCGTGGACCTTACGGAGCGGATAAAGGCGGAAGAATCGCTGCGAGTTCGTGTAAGACAGCAAGACGCCATCCTTCAATTTAGCCGGCAGGCTTTGGCAGGTGGCGACACGTCTTCACTGCTTCACGAAGCGGCTGCGGTTGTGACGAAGACCCTTCGCGTCGACTATTGCAATATTATGGAGTTAACCCACGATGGCACTGGTCTGATCCTTCGTACCAGTACAGGCTGGGACCCTGCGCTCGTCAATCAGATAGCCCTTCCTTCAGGTGCCCAATCTGCCGGCGGATATGCGGTCCTTCACAATGAAGCAGTGGCCTTCGAGGACATTGGCAGTGAAACCCGGTTTTCAGCTACCGCCATTTACCGGCGTTACGGAATCTTCAGCGGCGGCGTGGTTCCCATACCGCTGGTCGATCGCCCCTTCGGCGTCATCAGCGCCTTGACGACAGTCCGTCGAGTCTTCTCGGAAGAGGATATGCGGTTCCTGCAGTCTCTTGGCAACATTCTGGCAGCGGCTCTACAACGGCGTTTCCTCGAAGGGATCGTCATTGAAATCGCCGAGAGAGAACAGCGGCGTATCGGACAGGAACTGCACGATGGGGTCTGTCAAAACCTGGTCAGCATTGGATTGTTCGCGAAGAGTTTCCAGACGCGGCTT
This genomic interval carries:
- a CDS encoding O-antigen ligase family protein produces the protein MLTFLVAALVAVSALGSEGTQPLILLLYRSLLFAITFWCGRQLYRNRSFPVCPKFLAAGFAACLLMLSFLRSPSPFEGFYYWYQFVLFAAAFVVFAAYSRSRPAAWKMRILWLVVAIQAAYLIAGLASRTRPIYAGFANPDYLGSFLLVGFSICLSIALFRTERLQRAVGAAGCCFFYFGIIETLSRGATVAAFLVVIAAALRFNHGAWISKFAGLAVLGILLAAGVIFSPSLVQKFTDVGSSNPYNYMRPKIWAQTLRLIRDHPVFGVGLGQFVHVSRRYAPALESERAARYAQRPGIAHSEYLQYAAETGVPAALLLLSLAGYLMWLAIKRAETCTVESRAIQEAAILSTVGLAAHALFDNNWVVPVMAAWTVIFGLADVLPDADWKPNLNWTTSGKVALAILTLIIYAHSTLIPGIGLRFNQLGSQAFAANDLDKAEADYQIAADILPLHSALLDDRGMLCLARYEQTHDRRWIGAAEDFFAHSADANPDSKEPWSHLERALILSLTGNPDTDRRIHPQIALIDRDILRVDPFDPFVRKNLAEALYRGGRKQEAQEELRHAIEIEPNYVAAYLTMADWANEAGNIDGAAQYRQKAMDIDTKYPEARRNGPYEHLLLARPEAVH
- a CDS encoding PAS domain-containing protein, translated to MVRRKVARLERRIRELEEEAARKTEASAQAIRESEKRFLLFMDNMPGLAWIKDIKGRYVYANEPVLKEVPPFRGEWLGKTDAELWPPEVAKEYCSNDKLVLSSCRPLQTVEHFIKDGEMRHVLAHKFPMIDESGSVVMIGGMSVDLTERIKAEESLRVRVRQQDAILQFSRQALAGGDTSSLLHEAAAVVTKTLRVDYCNIMELTHDGTGLILRTSTGWDPALVNQIALPSGAQSAGGYAVLHNEAVAFEDIGSETRFSATAIYRRYGIFSGGVVPIPLVDRPFGVISALTTVRRVFSEEDMRFLQSLGNILAAALQRRFLEGIVIEIAEREQRRIGQELHDGVCQNLVSIGLFAKSFQTRLARSSIHQSRKARELVGLVCDAASQVREIARGLIPADLDGQNLIAALRALAGSIEKRTGISCRFRRVGQVVIPENVTAYHLFRIAQEAVNNAVKHSHGKHIWIVMRTDDNRIALSVRDDGIGLPAEPERSKGVGLQTMAYRASLINASLWSGSVRTAGSKGANVVCSLPREARRSSNSKSAAAS